One window of Akkermansia biwaensis genomic DNA carries:
- a CDS encoding peptidase U32 family protein → MSPQSRIEIMAPAGSFESLAAALQGGADSVYFGIGKLNMRSRATANFAEEDLPEIVARCHETGAKAYLTLNIIVYDEELETVRNLCAAAKAAGVDAVIASDLAVITHAHSIGLEVHMSVQANVCNMASVRFYAQYADVVVLARELTLGQIRRIIDGIRDEGIRGPSGDLIRVEIFAHGALCVAVSGKCHMSLAAYNSSANRGACFQNCRRAYRVTDEETGNELVIDNKYVMSPRDLCTVQVLDQILDAGVSVLKLEGRGRSSDYVRTVTSVYREAARACLEGAFSPARANAWMERLESVFNRGFWKGGYYLGVTWGEWSGSANSRAALLKIHIAKVGNFYRKNGVAEICLEAGALSTGQTILIAGPTTGAVRVEVKAMRKETEEGMVPVESAGKGETVYIVVPEQVRRRDKVYLLRPRRLEDAAGNN, encoded by the coding sequence ATGTCCCCTCAATCCCGGATAGAAATCATGGCTCCGGCGGGTTCGTTCGAATCCCTGGCCGCCGCACTTCAGGGCGGTGCGGACTCCGTGTACTTCGGCATAGGGAAGCTGAACATGCGTTCCCGCGCCACGGCAAACTTTGCGGAGGAAGACCTGCCGGAAATCGTGGCCCGCTGCCATGAGACGGGGGCAAAAGCCTACCTGACGCTGAACATCATCGTGTATGATGAGGAACTGGAGACGGTGCGGAATCTGTGTGCCGCCGCAAAAGCCGCCGGAGTGGACGCCGTCATCGCTTCCGATCTGGCGGTAATCACCCACGCGCATTCCATCGGGCTGGAGGTGCACATGTCCGTTCAGGCGAATGTCTGCAACATGGCTTCTGTCAGGTTTTACGCACAATATGCGGATGTGGTTGTCCTTGCCCGTGAACTGACGCTGGGGCAAATCAGGCGTATCATTGACGGCATCCGGGATGAAGGAATCCGCGGGCCTTCCGGTGATCTTATCCGGGTGGAAATCTTTGCGCACGGCGCCTTGTGCGTGGCCGTGTCCGGCAAATGCCACATGAGCCTGGCAGCCTATAACTCTTCCGCCAACCGCGGAGCCTGTTTCCAGAACTGCCGCCGCGCCTACCGCGTGACGGATGAGGAAACGGGCAACGAACTGGTGATTGACAACAAATACGTGATGTCTCCCCGGGACCTGTGCACCGTCCAGGTTCTGGACCAGATTCTGGACGCCGGAGTCTCCGTCCTGAAGCTGGAAGGCCGGGGCCGTTCCTCCGACTACGTGCGGACGGTGACCTCCGTGTACCGGGAAGCGGCCCGCGCGTGCCTGGAGGGAGCCTTCTCTCCCGCCAGGGCGAATGCGTGGATGGAGCGGCTGGAATCCGTCTTCAACCGGGGATTCTGGAAAGGCGGCTACTATCTGGGCGTAACATGGGGGGAATGGAGCGGCTCTGCGAACAGTCGCGCCGCCCTGCTGAAAATCCACATTGCCAAGGTCGGCAACTTCTACCGGAAAAATGGGGTGGCGGAAATCTGCCTGGAAGCGGGTGCGCTCTCCACAGGACAGACCATTCTCATTGCCGGTCCTACGACGGGAGCTGTCCGGGTGGAGGTAAAGGCCATGCGGAAGGAAACGGAAGAGGGCATGGTTCCCGTGGAATCCGCAGGAAAAGGGGAAACCGTGTACATCGTGGTCCCCGAGCAGGTCCGCCGCCGGGACAAGGTCTATCTGCTCCGTCCCCGGAGGCTGGAAGACGCGGCCGGGAATAATTGA
- a CDS encoding lactate utilization protein — protein sequence MEEPLSLQKCAERLERRGFRSFVVSGLKEAADLMRGLVRELSPASASYGDSMTLKATGILDELNASPDIQFYDGFVPGMDREEKWEIRRRGMTADLFLTGINAVSMKGTLHWVDMVGNRVAPVAFGPRNVILLAGANKLVATPEEARERIRRIAPLNARRHEDFKTPCMYTGTCADCNSPDRLCNIHMSIVKCFPKGRIAVILMEESGGL from the coding sequence ATGGAAGAACCTCTTTCCCTGCAAAAATGCGCCGAACGTCTGGAACGGCGCGGATTCAGAAGCTTTGTGGTTTCTGGCCTGAAAGAAGCCGCAGACCTGATGCGCGGCCTGGTGCGGGAACTCAGCCCGGCGTCCGCCTCCTATGGGGATTCCATGACCTTGAAGGCCACAGGAATTCTTGATGAACTGAATGCCAGCCCGGATATTCAATTCTACGACGGTTTCGTTCCGGGCATGGACCGGGAGGAAAAATGGGAAATCCGCCGCCGCGGCATGACGGCGGACCTTTTCCTGACCGGCATCAACGCTGTCAGCATGAAGGGAACCCTGCACTGGGTGGACATGGTGGGTAACCGGGTGGCTCCCGTCGCCTTCGGCCCCCGGAACGTCATCCTGCTGGCGGGCGCCAACAAGCTGGTGGCTACGCCGGAAGAGGCGCGTGAACGCATCCGCCGCATTGCCCCGCTGAACGCAAGGCGCCATGAGGACTTCAAAACTCCCTGCATGTACACGGGAACCTGTGCGGACTGCAACTCTCCGGACCGCCTGTGCAACATCCACATGTCCATCGTTAAATGTTTCCCCAAGGGAAGGATTGCCGTCATCCTGATGGAGGAATCCGGGGGGCTTTGA